In Hippocampus zosterae strain Florida chromosome 21, ASM2543408v3, whole genome shotgun sequence, the genomic window ccccttttcCACATCCtggcacgccccccccccccccccccccccatcttcctCCCCCTTCCCAGGATGGGCCGACCAGTTCCCACAATAGCGTCTGAAGGTCTCCCCGCCGCCGTCCGCCCGAAACGTCCCCAGCGCCTCCCGGACGTCCAGAACGCAGATCGACCCCGTCCGAGTGGACCGGATTGGAAGCAGATCGGAAGCCTGAAGCAGGAACGCCGTCAGGCTCGGGAACAGATCGTGCTTTGGAAAAGTTGGATGGGAGTGCTGCCAATAGGTAGGAGGCTTTAGGCGACGCAACGGAACAACACACGGGATCAATCTTTGCACTAGCTGGATGCTCCcattgagttgaggagctttatTCACACGAAAGTGTGTCTTATGCGCCTCCTCCGGGTGCCAAGGAGTGttagttgaggagcttcatgtcTTGCTTTGCCACTGCGCTCAGCAACCTCGGTTCCAAGCGATGACAAAGTGCGCTCAGGAGCATTATTCCGATCACAGAtttgctttgccaccatctggCGGCTTTTGGCTGCCAGGGAACTATGTTGACGTGAGTCGATGTGCCTCACCTTGGCATGAGAAGTGCTTTGCCGACATCTTGGTTTAAAAGAACGATGGTGAACTCGGTAGAGGAGCACCTTTCAGGCCAAAGTATCGCGGCCATCTTGTGGCCTCTTGGTCTGGCACCAGTCCAAAAGAAAACGACAAATCTATACTTGTAGTTCTTGGGAGCAGGAAAACATTGGCTCAAAATAATGAAactttatcttaaaaaaaaaagtctttaggTCTCAAAATTGCCCACTACTCGAAAGCAATGTCTTTATTTCGACAAAAATAAGGGAGCGCCACGCTTGGCTCGCCAAAATCCCCCTCACAATCATCTCGCCGCCATTTGATGATGTCCCAGATGTGTCGGTGCCCGACGGAAAAAGAGCGAGAGTCAGCAGGTAGGATGTACTTTTCGCACGGCAAACTGCGAAAAATGTGTTCGGCTGCGTTGCCGTAGCAACTGCGAGCATGTCGACCACACGCGCGCACAGAGTGACACAGTGAGGTTAGCACAGGATTCCCTGCTATTccagttgccatgacaacacgtCACTCGCCCCCTCGCCAACTCACTGGGATGCGAGAGGCCGTTCGGTGTGGGGCTTCATCAAGTGACTGGTGGTCTTCGGCAACGGGTAGTAGAGTCtcacaaacaggaagtagagAAGCGCCGGGATTGTACTTTCAtttgctcttggcagagactgACGGACGCCTAAAGGCAACTTTTGACACGCGACCAAGAAATTGTTCCTCGGAAATGATCGGGCCTTGGATTCTTTTTGGAATTCATTAGGGCGTGCTCGCCTGCGGTCTtgaaaaacaggaagtgatgtcacaaTCCGCAGTTATTATTACCAATGGCAAATGCGGAGGTCGAATGATGTGTGCAACGTTGAACAGTTGGACTTTCAGAAGGTCAAATGAAGTTCGCCTGGAAAGGTTAAAAAGATGTTGACAATGAAAGCCCACTATCCtgagtcaaaaaataaaaaaaggggggggggggtaatcactGAGTCAGAAACATAAGATGATCGATCGGAAAGCAGTCCTTTCACTCTTCACATGCTGCAAAGCTGTAAGTTTGCAATGCTATGCAAGTGCAAAATCCGCAATGCGATGTGGGCATTATTTTGGTGCGCTTTTTGCTCGCCGTATGACTTTGAACGCGTGCGGCCCGGCTTGGGTGAGTGACCGGGAGCGACTTCCTGTCTTGCAGCCACATGCCTCTGAGTCCGGCTGCTGACGCCAAACATGATCGCCCACGCCAACAGGCGGTTACTAACGGCAACCCGACAGGCTCTCCCGTCGCCCGGGACGACGACGCGGATGACGCGCCCTCTGGAAACAGCATCGTGGTCCGCATCGGCATCCCGGACCTGCAGCAGACGGTAACACACGCGCTAGCTAGCACGCTTCCGGGGCAACCAGGAGGAAGTGCCGGCCGGCCGGGCCAAAGTGAGCAAGTGTGGCATCAAACGTGtccgtgtgtgcgtctgtggctctctcagaagtgtttgcgGCTGGACCCAGAATTACCCGTTTGGACCAGTAAGCAGAGGGTTCTGGTCACCTTGACTCAGTCTCTGTCGGATGTTTTGAACTATGGTCTCTTCCAGCCGGCGTTCAACGGCCGAGCTGGCAAGTTTCTGGACGAGGAGCGACTTTTGAAAGAGTACCCTCTCCCAAACATCACGCCCATTCCATACCTCGAGGTGCGCTTTGACCGCAGATCGTTTCACTCGAGCCAGGCCGTGTTTGGAATCACTCCCTGGCCGTTAAAGTGGAGTCCGGCCTATATATATGGGGACTATACTTTGGTCTTTTTCGTGAACAACAGAGGTTTGGTTccaaaaacaaatctgaatttGGTGAAGTTGCAAAAGTCCAACCGGGAATATGTgcgttgtttttcatttgagcgATGAGCGAACGACATCCAAATCCCTAAATCGTGTCTTGGGAATAAGCGACTGATTCCGAACACGCCTCTCaaaatgttctgtttttttttcttcccctgtgCACTAACATTGCGACGATTTCTTCCAGTTTCGTTACAAACGCAGAATTTACACGCAGACTTACGTAGACGACAAGCAGCTGGCCAAGCTGCACACTAAAGTAGGCCACGAACTTCTCACAAAGTTGATGACAGATGAGCCAAAAACCTGCGCTGACCTACTCGTTCGTCCGTCGCAGGCCAATCTGAAGCGATTCATGGAACATGTCCACCAGAAGAACGTGGAGAAGGTTTCCAAATGGCTGGAAAAGGGCCTGGATCCAAACTTCCACGACTCAGACAGCGGCGGTGTGTACACAGTCTTTCAATGTGGCCCACCATCGCAAAATGTTGCCCATACCTCGGGTGACAAAGTTCCATAATGTGCAGAAATGGCCGCCGTGTCTGGTGGTTGTCTTTTCGATGTGACAACCAAGGGatgttgaaagaaaaagaattttAAACTTATTAATTTAGTttgaaataatccatccatcctcgaTTGGCCCCCCCGCCGTACTTTGTTTATTGTGAGCAAGATGTCAAATGGACAATGGACATGCTTTTAATGTGAAAGTACGGCGCCGTGTGCCACTTCCCTCCTCAGAGTGTCCGCTGACTCTGGCGGTCCAATTGGAGGAGAGCTGCGAGCTCATCAAAGTTCTTCGCAGCGGCGGCGCTCACCTGGACTTCCGCACCAGGGACGGAATCACCGCTCTGCATCGGGCCGTCATGTGCCGCAACAGCTCGGCTCTCACCGTAAGAACGTTTGGGCGGCGGCGCCGACCAGCCTCGTCCGTGACTGGCTTCTGGTCCTTTGCAGACCCTGCTGGACCTGGGTGCGTCTCCGGACTACAAAGACAGCAGGGGGCTGACTCCCCTCTATCACTCCGCCATGGTGGGAGGGGCCCCCTACTGCTGCGAGCTGCTACTGCAGGACCACGCCACGCTCGGTACCTCAAATTCCTTCTGACTGAAAGTTTAGACTCTCGAAGTAGGGCTTCTCACTTGGGTTACGCGTTCAAAAGCGGCTTTAGATGCGAATGTTTGGCTTTGGTGAGGGCTTTCAAGGTCAGCTCTCAAGGCTTTCGTGGAACGGAGAAGGAACTGGGGTCGGGAACAGTTTCGGGTCGCTGCTAAAAGGTTTCTGGTTGTCCTGCTTACAGGCATGACCGACGAGAACGGATGGCAGGAAATCCACCAGGTGACAAACGCTCACTCGCCACCCACGCCTGCTCAATCACTTGCTGAAATCATCGCTTCATTTGTATGTACACGTTTAGCACACGTAATCAcgcgtgcgtacgtgtgtgcgtgcctaGGCATGTCGCCATGGGAACGTGCAGCACTTGGAGCACCTGTTGTTTTATGGGGCTGACATGAGCTCCCAGAATGCATCGGGAAACACCGCGCTCCACCTCTGCGCTCTCTACAACCAGGTAGGAGGAGGATGCATGAAAAGTGCTGCGAGGCCTCCCTCTTGTGGCCACGTTTTGAAGCGCATctcagaatcttttttttttttagcatttattAAGGTGCCGTTATTTACCTTTTCCTTTCAGTCATGctaattgaatttgaatttaaaaatcacattaaaataAAGCTTTTCAGAATAAAGCTTCAATCTGGTTTAAGAGTAATTCTTCGGCCTGCTAAGCTACTGGATTTTAATGTTGGCGGCACTCGACTTGTATTTTGGGGAGTTTTCAGAAGTCGTGATCACGGCTGTTGTTTGCTGCCTTCTGCAGGACAGCTGTGCCAGAGTGCTGCTGTTCCGAGGAGCCAACAAGGATATCAAGAACTACAACAACCAGACTGCCTTTCAGGTCACAACTACAAATGCCTCACTTCATTTGAGGAGACAAATACGCTAGTGACTAGGCACAAACACAACAAGGAATTGAAGTGGCCAAAACTACTCAATTAATAcaataggaaaaaaatggaaagttattttatttttgtcaggaAATGATTCACTTccgttcatttcaatgggaaaagacATGTTGAGGTGGGAAACGCTGCGCTTGtgattgtaactttttttaaagggaCAATTCGACTTGACCTCAAAAGGTCTGAAGGCCAATGTACCATCTAACCAAGATGGATGTCTGTCTGTGTAGGTCGCCATCATCGCCGGGAACTTCGATTTGGCCGAAATCATCAAGATCCACAAAAGTTCTGACGTCGGTGAGTGCCGCGCCTCAGAATATTATCGGACCTGACAGCTCGATAGCTACTCTACTTTATTCATCCACTCACAAGGGAAATTGAGGTTACGAATGAGTGCTGAGGCTCTCTGTTTGTGCGTGCGCAAGCAGTTCCCTTCCGAGAATCTCCATCGTACACCAAGCGGCGCCGACTGGGAGCCATCAGGTCCCCGGCCGGAAACGGCCTGTCGTCGCCGCGCTCTCTGATTCGCTCGGTGAGCGACAACGCCCTGGAAAGCCCCGCCTCCTCCCCTGGACCGTCCCTACAAAGCCTGGAAACGCACCTCGACGCGCACACGCACTCGCTACGACGACATACGCGCCGCCTCAGGTGAGCGTGCCCGCGGCCCGCAACACGGCCGCCaagaaatggatgaatgaagacGTCAAAACGTTATTTCGTTAGTAGATTTTCAAATATGCAAGATTTGGCATGCGCACGTCACAGTATTGAAAGTTATTCTCCAAAAACCCAACGTGTGACAAAACGCGCATCCGGTACATGTGATCTTCAGTCCGAGTGGCGGCGGAGGTCACGTGGAGAGCAGCCCCCCGTCGTcgccccccgccaccccgcAGTTGAGGAAGAAGCGGCTGTACAGCGCCGTGCCGGGGCGCACCTTCATCGCCACGCGCTCCCACGTGCCCCAGGGCTCCGGAGAGATCCAGCTGCACCGCGGCGAGAGGGTGAAAGGTGACGAGACCGGCAAAGTTTGGGCGTCCATGGGAGACTTTgtttggttgggtttttttttcttttccccaggACAAAAACTCATCATCTTGGTTTTGCATCTCCAGTTCTGTCCATTGGTGAAGGTGGATTCTGGGAAGGCAACGTGAAAGGAAGAACAGGCTGGTTTCCTGCCGACTGCGTTGAAGAAGTTCAGATGAGGCAGTATGACCCCAGGCTTGGTAAGCAATTTCAACATGTCACGTCCAATCCGATCCAAATTCCCCTTTTCGGACAATTTTACCTCCCATTTTTAAACCTATCACGCTGTCGCCCGCCGATTAAAATGTTGACTCGCACCCGAACCGCTTTGCGGCCCTGTTGTTAGTGGAAGCTGGGCGCAAGGCatggaagaaagacaaaaagtcAATTGGAATGAGAATTGAGAATGCATTTCAGAGACGAGGGAGGACCGCACCAAGAGGCTCTTCAGACATTACACGGTGGGCTCGTACGACAACTACACCTCTTACAGGTGACTTGTGCACCTCACAAAAGTCGCCCACAAGTGCTTTTATCGATGAATCGCTGCTAAAGACTCCCATCGCGTTGTCGTCAGCGACTACGTGATTGAGGAGAAGATGGCCGTGCTGcagaagagagagagcgaaGGATTTGGCTTTGTCCTGCGGGGAGCCAAAGGTAAGGGGGGGGCGCTCTCAGAATTAGGGACTGTCGGTAATGTGAACGCTCAGTGGGGCGCTCCTCACGGAAAGAATCTGGCTTTGTGCCGTTGCAAGCCGAGACTCCCATCGAGGAGTTTGCCCCCACGCCGGCGTTCCCCGCCCTGCAGTACCTGGAGTCTGTGGACCAGGGTGGCGTGGCCTGGAGAGCCGGTCTACGGACTGGAGACTTCCTCATTGAGGTTAGATGGTTCCCTTTTTTGGTTGGGTACAGCCGCGAGTGGCCAAGATTCTATATCGTCATCGATATTGCTGCGTGCAGGTGAACGGCGCAGATGTGGTGAAGGTCGGCCATCGCCAGGTGGTGGCGCTCATCCGTCAGGGCGGCAGCCGCCTGCTCATGAAGGTCGTATCCGTTTCCCGCAAATCCGACACCAACCTGCTCAGAAAGAAAGGTTTGCAGTGACACAAGAATATGAGGACACAAGTGCGCTAGTGCACAAGGATGCTATCTATGGTGATTTGAGGGATTCTCGGACACACGGAGGCGACAGATACAAGTAGAATAGTATACGAGGATCTAAGTGAACCCGAGACACAAGTAGACGACATGCACTCGAGCACAAGTTTGTCAGGGACACGTGAATGCTAGGACAGAAGCACACTGGACACAAGATTTGTAAACTACACGATTATTAGGACACGAGTTAACAAGGTACACTCAGACTGAAGGACAGAAGTCGACGTGAGGACGCGAGTACTGCACACGAACGAGTGCGCTGTGTCTGAAGACACAAATAGACAAGTGCAGCGGGTCACAAAAATGCTCGGACCGCAAGTCCACCAGTGTCGACTGGACTGCTGCTTTCTCACCGAGTGCTGGCATCTGATTGGTTTTCCTCTCTcagcccctccccctcccaagcGAGCCCCCAGTACTTCGTTGACTCTTCGATCCAAGTCCATGACCGCTGACCTGGAGGAGATAGGTAAAGCACAAACGTGCGCGGGCGCACACACCAAGTCAATGTGTAAGAGGAGTTGTTGACTTATTTCCTTTGTGCAGCCAGGAGGAGGCGTTTTGGTGAGTCATGTAATCATCCAGGTCACACTGCGCGACCTTTTAGACTTACCGAACGTTCGCCAAAGTGCTTCTGTTGTGTGTGGGATGAAAGATGTCTGTCTGTTCGTGAGATTACGGTCGCTTTTTGGAAAAATAGTCACAAGTGGAGTCTGAAAAATCTTTAAGCACTCACGTTGCTTTTGTAATTGAGGTTTTCTCTGCATGCAGCCATGTTGCTAATGCAAAACAAGTCACATCagaagtgtgtgggggggcgggatagaatgaggcaaaaaaaaaagtgttctgacAAAACGCCGGCCTGCAGAGAAACTGGATGACATGTTGGCGGGGAACGCACAGGAAGTTGTTCTGCGGTCCCGGCCCGCCGATGACTTCCGGGCGGCCACGGTGAAGCAGCGGCCCACCAGCCGCAGAATCACTCAGGCTGAGATTAATGTAAGATTCTGGAGAAACGCTAACAAAATGCACAGCGCCGTGCTCGTCACACTTGACTGTTATGTGTGTTGGCGTTTGCTCGTAGTCGTTGTTTGAGCGCCAAGGTCTGGTCCCGCCTTCCGGTCCGGAGAAGAGCACCATGGCGCTGCCCCGAGGAATGTCCAGAACCAAAAGTTTTGGTGAGTCTTAGCCTCGCTGTTACATGGCAGCGGGGCAGAGCGGTTTGCTCGCATGATATCGTAGCCCGAGACTGACCAAATGCTGACGTGTCCACCGTCCAGGCACCCCCGAGGACGACCGCATCTCCGCTCTGATCCACGAAAGTCGCTTTCCTCGCAGCTCCTCTCTGACCGACAGCTTCATCCCGCCGCCTCCCCAGACGGCGCCGCCTCCGCCTCCATCCCCGCTCTTCCTCCTGGACTCGGGGCCGCCCCCCTCCTTCCTGCCGCCTCCTCCCCCCGCCCGAGGGGAGGGCCTGACCCGGTCCAGCTTCAAACCGGGAGCCGAGCCCAGGCTGCAGGAGCTCTCGGACACGCCGTCCAGGAGCCACGCCGAGCGCCAGAGGAAGGCCCGCTCCATGATCATCCTGCAGGATACCGCGCCTCAGCTGCAGCCCGAGttgcacgccgccgccgccatgcaCGTGTCCCCCTCGCACACTTCCACGCTGTCTCTCCACACCGCCGCCCTCGGACACTCGCCGTTGTCGCGCCGCAGAGGACGGCCCATCGAAAATCCATACGCCAACGTGGGACAGCAGGCCGCCCCGGCCAAACCGCAAAGGAGGAAGTCACCTCTGCTCAAACAACTTCCCGTGGAGGAGCAAGGTAGGTTGTTGTTGCCGCCCTGGTTCGAGACCCGAGGCGAGGTTTCCGTCACCTCCGTGTCTTGTGCACAGGGCTCAAAGACCAGGACTCAAAGTCGGAGGCCAGCGCCCCGTGCAGCCCCAGCAGGGCGGAGCTCTACCAGCAGCAGGTTCTGTCGGAGCGCGCTCGCGTCCACGGCCGCCGCTCCTCCCTCTTCCTATCCGTAGAGGGCGCCGTCTCCGACAACCAGGCGCCTCCTCTCCTGACCCAGAGTCACTCCATGGACGACCTGGGCGAGCTTCCGCCACCCGCGCCCGTCCTTTCGCCCTCGCCGACCCCGCACACGTTCCTGCACCCGCTGACCGGCAAGCCTCTGGGTAAGACTTTTGATGACACGGGTCATTTGGAGCACAATCAAACAGGTCTCCCCCTCCTCAGATCCTTCGTCTCCACTCGCCCTGGCTCTGGCCGCACGGGAACGAGCGCTCACCGCCCGCACGCCGAGCCCCGAGCCGCGACCCAAACACGCCTCGGCCTCCGCCACCCCTCTCCCCACCCCGGCCGCCAGCCCGGAGGGCCGCCATAAGCGCAGCCCGGTGCCCACCCCGCAGAGCAGCCCCGAACCCCGCTCCAAGCGCACCACCCCGCAGACCAGCCCTGAGCAGCGAAGCAAGCGGACCACCCCTCAGAGCAGCCCCGAGCTGCGCCACAAGCGCGCGGCTCCGCCTCTCTTCCCCGACGGGCAGGTGGAGCGTCCCGAGGCGGAGGGCGGAGTGACCTCGCCCGCCGGGCCGTCGCCTGAACGCTGGAGACCCGTCCCGCTGGCGAACCTGGCCAACGAGAGCCACCCGGctttgattgacaggcggaGAAGCCTGACCGTCGGGAGCTCGGAGGAAGAGGGCGGTGCCTATACGGTGACCCTCCCGCCCGCGCTGTTGTCATCCAgcgacgaggagacgagagaggagCTCCGCCGGATCGGCCTGGTGACACCGCCCCCCGGTTTCGccgccccaccctcccccctcgCCGTAACCCCGCGGCGGAGCGGCGAGGGCGATGCGGGCcaggacgacgacgaggagcCTCGTGACGGCTCGCTGCCTCCCTCCATCAGCTTGGCGTCGCCGCCCGCACCGCCTTCCCCCTCCTCGCCGCCCGCCGGCCACCCCTCCTTGGCTCTCAAACCCCGCCTGCGCTCACCCATCGGCCGTGGCCGCTCGGCCCTCAGGGACCCCCTGCTCAAGCAGTCGTCCGACAGCGAGCTGCTCCCGTCCTCGCCCGCCTCCCCGGCGGCCACCCGCCAGCCGCGCTACCTCTTCCAGCGCCGCTCCAAGCTGTGGGGGGGCGGCGAAGAGGAGGGCCGTCCCGCCGCACTGGGCGGCCAAGGGTCCGGCTCGGCCCTGGAGTTGAGCGGCAGGGCGGAGTCGGGCCTGGACCTTGCCAACAGGCTCCACCTCCTCAACAAAGATAGCCACTCCCTGGGGGAGGAGCCAAGCCCTCTCGACCCCGGTCGCAGGTCCCCAGTGGGCGGGGCCAGGTACGTGAGCTGCGTGTGTCCATTCTGTCCATGTACGCATGTTTGCGCCAACCAGGGTCTAGCTCGaggcgtgtatgtgtgcgctgTAACAGAAGTGcggtttgtgtttttgcagatGTGTGGAGAGTGGAGAGAGCAAATCGTAGGTTTTTATCTCTGGTAAACAATTCTTGTTTTTGCTCTACCACACTAACCGTTGCTAACCACTACTCCACCGTGTATCCAACCTTTGCGTCGCTTCACAAAGCTAACCGACCGTCGCGACGTTTTTCAACCAGTGTGCCAAAGCTCCTTTATGGGATGATCCTCTTGTTGTTGGACCCGACTTTCCCGCCTTACCCGCAGCAATCGCATTCAAGTTGTCGGGCGAACATGCTAACACCCGCTCGATGTCGCAGGTTGTTCTCCAGTCTGGGCGAGCTGCACACCATTTCCCAGCGCGGGTACGGCACCACCTACACGGTCCGCCCGGGAAGTCGCTACCCCGTCACCCGCCGCAGCCCCTCCCCGTCGCCCTCCCCCTCCGACAGGCCGGCGGGCCCGGGCTCCTCCCCCTCGCCCTGCTCGGAGCGCCCGGACCTGAGCTCGGGCCGCGGTCTGACCATCCTCAAGTCGTCCAGCCTCAGCCTGCCGTCGGAACCCAAGGAGGTCCGCTTCGTCATGCGCAGCGCCAGCGCCCGAACCCGCTCCCGCTCGCCTTCGCCCTCGCCGCACGCCTCCCCGTGCCCGTCGCCCGTCCTCAGCGGCCCCCTGCTGGCGCTCAGGCCCTGGAGGCAGCGCCCGCTCAGCTTGTGGAACAAGTACGACGTGGGCGACTGGTTGGAGAGCGTGGGGCTGGCCGAGCATCGCCAGCGCTTCCAGGAGCACGAGATCGAAGGCTCGCACCTTCCCGCCCTCACCAAGGACGACTACGTGGAGCTGGGCGTCACCCGGCTGGGCCACCGCATCAACATCGAGCGGGCCCTCAGGCAACTGCTGGACGCCGCCACTTGACCGCCGTCGCCGCCATAGGTCTCCTCTCTATTGCTTTTCTCCACTCAGCTCTTTGATCGCCGCGGGGCTTTCAAATCCTTTCCACCGCGACCCGTCAAGACGTGACCGCTTGTCTTGATTGACGGTCGCCATTGACTGAAAATGCCTAACGGTCGACTCCATTCGTAACGTCATCCATCTCCTCTGTCCGTCATGTCCGTCCCATCGTGTCCGTCGACCGGTTCTCATCGACTGGACAAGAAAACGTAAGTCAACTCGTCCACCTAGTTGATATTTGCAAGCCCCGATGCTAAGGTGTTAGCTTTGCCGAGACTGTGTTGGCGATCAGAGAGCtgatgtgatctttttttttttccttccaattaTTAGTATATGTACTGAACAATATGAGTCTTGATTTTAAATATTTCTGAATATAATGGCCTGGATGCACGCAGCGCATTTTGGCCTCGGGTGTCAGGTGGCACGTTAAAGTCCCTGTCAAGTGAAAATATCTGACGCACCACAGAAAAAGAATGGTGTCCACCATCCCGCTAGATTAGAACGCTTCGTAAAGTGAGCATTCAAAATGGCGACAAATCAAGCCCTCGTCGCCTGTCTTAAATGCGCGATCTTTATCCCGCGGGCCTTTTTCTCTCTGCAACGACGGGGCACTCGAAAGCACGTCGGCTTTGTCTCCATGATGTGCGCACACTCGTGGCGAACAGCGAAGGACTCTCAAGCTGTTAGGTTGGATTCACTTGAGAGGGTTTTTAATCAGATGCCAGCCGACCTTGAAACCGGAAGCGCCTTGCAGTCGGTGCGTGAGGTTAATTTCCCTCATTTAAAGTTTATAAGCAACGATATGCTCGTGTTGACTTTATCCTCGTTTCACTTTGGGTTTTACAGTGAGTTGAATGCCCTCAGAGTTATTGATTGTCCAacagtgcgtgtgcgcgtgtgtgtgtgtggtacgtGTTGACTGGACATGGTGCTACATTGTTGGAAGCCATTTGTACAGAAAGTAACTTCATCATCCTTGAATCAATTGAAGCAAATCCATCAACCCAAACCCAAAAGACGAAAAACAATCAAGCAATTCGTGCATCAAGGTCGTTTGAGGACTTTCCACTATGCCATGATTTTTACCTTCCTCCATATGTGGAATTTTCTGAAACAACTTTTTCTTGCATGCGAGTTGCGCTAGTGAGAAGGACCCCTACGGTGCATTCTGAAGGTTTGGAACGCACACTAGAACATCCGAAACGTATTCACAAGCAAGTAGAATAGTTGAAACAAATGATCATTTCCGTATTCAGTGACTTAAAGCCCACACGGACGCACCGGCTCGCTGACATCTTGGAGTGTCGGTCACCGTTAGCAAACGGGACTGGGCTGACGTGCTCAAGGGCGCTAAGCTCATGTAAACATTAGGACATGGACTCGAAAGAGAAAATGTAGCTGAATAGGTTTTCCTAATTCATGAATAAGCAATAGACTGCTGCTGGTGATGAAGTCCTCATGTATCATCAAATGGTGACACGCATTAATTGAGTGATTGATTGgctttgttgtttctttgtgctcttttctttcttcgacacacacacatgcataccaaACATGTCACGTTTCTAATAAAGGCTCATTTACTACTACGAGGCTCCCCAGGCACTGCTTTGGATACACTGATCTGTTCttggcacacacacaggcacaagtTCAGGTTGAATtcctggaaaaataaaaaccgcATGAGGAGAAGTCGTTAAAGCTGACCCGTGAGTGAATGATTGTTGACCATTTTCCCAAAGCAAAAAGTTGGGGAACTCTGGTTGCTCGAGAGCCGTCTCCTGCTCCCCGTGTTCATCTCTGCGCCTTTCCGAGCTTCGATCAGACGGATTTCACACGCAACACCTTCGGGACTTGAAGCCcaaggggagagagagagccttCATTGAAACGGAGCCAGGAGTCAATGACACTTGACCACGCCCCCTCCGCTGCCATTGGCCGACAGGTGACATGATTGTCAAGAGTTCCCCACTTCAGAAATCATTTTTTCGCCCCCGAGTCAAGTGGAGAAGTCGCCTTCCTCACGTAAGCACACTCAGATGATAATCGTGACgatgttttttcactttgatgtGTGACTGAGTCATTTGGTGTTGTTTCTGCTCATGCTGCCTGCTGGGGAAAGATGATGGTTGTTGGTGTCACCGTCATTCTAAACACACTTTCGAGTCAACACggtctgtctttgtttttgttttgttttttggcggggggcatttcactttttttattttttgggggtcaccTGTTTCCATCTTTTTGACAAGAGGTTCAATCGCTTGACTTTGA contains:
- the shank3b gene encoding SH3 and multiple ankyrin repeat domains protein 3 isoform X7 is translated as MPLSPAADAKHDRPRQQAVTNGNPTGSPVARDDDADDAPSGNSIVVRIGIPDLQQTPAFNGRAGKFLDEERLLKEYPLPNITPIPYLEFRYKRRIYTQTYVDDKQLAKLHTKANLKRFMEHVHQKNVEKVSKWLEKGLDPNFHDSDSGECPLTLAVQLEESCELIKVLRSGGAHLDFRTRDGITALHRAVMCRNSSALTTLLDLGASPDYKDSRGLTPLYHSAMVGGAPYCCELLLQDHATLGMTDENGWQEIHQACRHGNVQHLEHLLFYGADMSSQNASGNTALHLCALYNQDSCARVLLFRGANKDIKNYNNQTAFQVAIIAGNFDLAEIIKIHKSSDVAVPFRESPSYTKRRRLGAIRSPAGNGLSSPRSLIRSVSDNALESPASSPGPSLQSLETHLDAHTHSLRRHTRRLSPSGGGGHVESSPPSSPPATPQLRKKRLYSAVPGRTFIATRSHVPQGSGEIQLHRGERVKVLSIGEGGFWEGNVKGRTGWFPADCVEEVQMRQYDPRLETREDRTKRLFRHYTVGSYDNYTSYSDYVIEEKMAVLQKRESEGFGFVLRGAKAETPIEEFAPTPAFPALQYLESVDQGGVAWRAGLRTGDFLIEVNGADVVKVGHRQVVALIRQGGSRLLMKVVSVSRKSDTNLLRKKAPPPPKRAPSTSLTLRSKSMTADLEEIARRRRFEKLDDMLAGNAQEVVLRSRPADDFRAATVKQRPTSRRITQAEINSLFERQGLVPPSGPEKSTMALPRGMSRTKSFGTPEDDRISALIHESRFPRSSSLTDSFIPPPPQTAPPPPPSPLFLLDSGPPPSFLPPPPPARGEGLTRSSFKPGAEPRLQELSDTPSRSHAERQRKARSMIILQDTAPQLQPELHAAAAMHVSPSHTSTLSLHTAALGHSPLSRRRGRPIENPYANVGQQAAPAKPQRRKSPLLKQLPVEEQGLKDQDSKSEASAPCSPSRAELYQQQVLSERARVHGRRSSLFLSVEGAVSDNQAPPLLTQSHSMDDLGELPPPAPVLSPSPTPHTFLHPLTGKPLDPSSPLALALAARERALTARTPSPEPRPKHASASATPLPTPAASPEGRHKRSPVPTPQSSPEPRSKRTTPQTSPEQRSKRTTPQSSPELRHKRAAPPLFPDGQVERPEAEGGVTSPAGPSPERWRPVPLANLANESHPALIDRRRSLTVGSSEEEGGAYTVTLPPALLSSSDEETREELRRIGLVTPPPGFAAPPSPLAVTPRRSGEGDAGQDDDEEPRDGSLPPSISLASPPAPPSPSSPPAGHPSLALKPRLRSPIGRGRSALRDPLLKQSSDSELLPSSPASPAATRQPRYLFQRRSKLWGGGEEEGRPAALGGQGSGSALELSGRAESGLDLANRLHLLNKDSHSLGEEPSPLDPGRRSPVGGARCVESGESKSLFSSLGELHTISQRGYGTTYTVRPGSRYPVTRRSPSPSPSPSDRPAGPGSSPSPCSERPDLSSGRGLTILKSSSLSLPSEPKEVRFVMRSASARTRSRSPSPSPHASPCPSPVLSGPLLALRPWRQRPLSLWNKYDVGDWLESVGLAEHRQRFQEHEIEGSHLPALTKDDYVELGVTRLGHRINIERALRQLLDAAT